CGGACCGGCAGCCCCACGAGGTGGGTTGTACCGGGATGGGGGTCCCGGGGGGGGGCCGCCCCGCGTCGTGCTCTGGGGCACCCACCGAACCGCGCCGCCGCAGGTGTTCGTGGAGCTGAACGAGCTGGTGCTGGACAAGAACCAGGAGCTGCAGTGGAAGGAGACGGCGCGCTGGATCAAGTTTGAGGAGGACGTGGAGGAGGAGACGGACCGCTGGGGGAAACCTCACGTGGCCTCGCTGTCCTTCCGCAGCCTGCTGGAGCTGCGCAAGACGCTGTCCCACGGTACGGCGCGGGGGCGACCCCGGGGGCTGCGCTCAGGGGGGTCCCCGGCTCAGCCCGCTGCCCCCCAGGCGCCGTGCTGCTGGATCTGGACCAGAAGACGCTGCCGGGCGTGGCCCACCAGGTGGTGGAGCAGATGGTCATCACCGACCAGATCCGGGCTGAGGACCGCGCCAACGTGCTGCGTGCGCTGCTGCTCAAGCACAGGTGGGTGCGCTGCCGGGGCTGCGCGGCGCCGGGAGGCTCCGGCCCGGGCACGTGGCTTCCACACCCAGCTCCGTGCCCGTCTGCAGCCACCCGAGCGACGAGAAGGAGTTCTCGTTCCCCCGGAACATCTCAGCCGGCAGCCTGGGCTCGCTGCTGGTGCACCACCACAGCACCAACCACGTGGGTGAGGGCGGTGAGCCGGCCGTCACCGAGCCCCTCATCGCCGGGCACGGTGCCGAACACGACGCGCGCGTGGACGTGGAGCGGGAGGTGAGCAgcccttcctccccctcccccccctctGCCACTCCTCATCCTCGGGCGGCGCTGACCCTGTGCCCGCAGCGTGAGGTCCCGACCCCCGCGCCCCCCGCCGGCATCACCCGCTCCAAGTCCAAGCACGAGCTGAAGCTGCTGGAGAAAATCCCTGACAACGCCGAGGCCACCGTGGTGCTCGTGGGTACGGAGGGGTGGCGGgggggctgtgtgctgtgcacCCCGTGGAGCCTCGTGCTGAGCGCTGCGCCCCGCAGGCTGCGTGGAGTTCCTGGACCAGCCCACCATGGCCTTCGTGCGGCTGCAGGAGGCGGTGGAGCTGGACTCGGTGCTGGAGGTGCCCGTCCCCGTGCGCTTCCTCTTCGTGCTGCTGGGTCCTAGCAGCACCCACATGGATTACCATGAGATCGGGCGCTCCATCTCCACCCTCATGTCCGACAAGGTGGGTGCCACTGCCTGCCTGCCCGCAGCCCCGCTCCCATCCCCGTGCCCCTGGCCGCCGGTGCCCGGCAGCCCGCCCTGACCCCGCTGCCCGCAGCAATTCCACGAGGCCGCCTACCTGGCGGACGACCGGCACGACCTGCTGACGGCCATCAACGAGTTCCTGGACTGCAGCGTGGTGCTGCCGCCCTCCGAGGTGCAGGGCGAGGAGCTGCTGCGCAGCGTCGCACACTTCCAGCGTGAGATGCTGAAGAAACGCGAGGAGCAGGagaggaggctgctgctggagcccaaATCCCCCGAGGAGAAAGGTGGGCTGGGGCACAGCGGAGTGGGCGCGGGGTGGCCGGGGCCGAccgtccatctgtccatccatccggGTGCAGCGCTGCTGAAGCTGAAGGTGgctgaggatgaggatgaggacgATCCCCTGCGGCGCACGGGGCGGCCCTTCGGGGGGCTGATCCGGGACGTGCGGCGCCGATACCCCCATTACCTGAGCGACTTCAGGGACGCCCTGAACCCGCAGTGCATCGCCGCCGTCATCTTCATCTACTTCGCCGCGCTGTCCCCGGCCATCACCTTCGGGGGGCTGCTGGGTGAGCACCGTGTGGGGTGTATCCGCATGGGGCAGTGCTGCATGGGAACAGAGCAGTGCTGCGCGTGGGGATGGGATGGCGGTGCACTGCGTGGGCACAAAGCGGCGTGCTGCACGGGATGGAGCAGGGCGCCTTGTGGGAGCTGTGCAGAGCGCTCTGTGGGCCGGAGGAGCGTGGTGCGTAGTGAGGGGCCTTGGCCCAACCCCACGGGCCTTTCCTGACCCCATACTTTCCGCAGGGGAGAAGACGCACGACCTGATCGGGGTGTCAGAGCTGATCATCTCCACGTCGCTGCAGGGCGTGCTGTTCTGCCTGCTGGGTGCGCAGCCCCTGCTCGTCATTGGCTTCTCGGGGCCGCTGCTCGTCTTCGAGGAGGCCTTCTTCACGGTGGGCAGGGGCTGCTCCCGGCTGTGGGGTCCCTGTGGCCACCCCCGCTCACCCCAtctgtgctgcagttctgcacGTCCAACGGGCTGGAGTACCTGGTGGGGCGCGTGTGGATCGGCTTCTGGCTCATCCTGATCGTGCTCCTGATGGTGGCCTGCGAGGGCAGCTTCCTGGTGCGCTTCGTCTCGCGCTTCACCCAGGAGATCTTTGCCTTCCTCATCTCCCTCATCTTCATCTACGAGACCTTCTCCAAGCTGGGCAAGGTGAGCTGTGGGTGCCGTGGGTGCCGTGGGTGCCGTGGGGCTGGGATGCCCCTGACGCCCCGCACTGCACAGATCTTCCAGGAGCACCCCCTGCACGGCTGCGCTCAGCCCAACGGCACCGCGTGGAGCAACGGCACCGCGGCACCCAACGGCACGGCACAGCGCGGGGCCACCAAGGTGACGGGGCAGCCCAACACGGCGCTGCTCTCCCTGGTGCTCATGGCCGGCACCTTCTTCATCGCCTTCTTCCTGCGCAAGTTCAAGAACAGCCGCTTCTTCCCTGGACGGGTGCGTGGGGCAGGCGGGACGGCGGCGTGGGCACGGGGTGAGCCCGGCTTTGGGGGCACAGTGAGCCCAAGGGCGGTCGGGGAATTTGGGGCCGGGCTGATTCCATCCTTCCAACAGATCCGGCGCCTGATCGGGGACTTCGGGGTGCCCATCGCCATCCTGGTGATGGTTCTGGTGGACTACAGCATCCGCGACACCTACACGCAGGTCAGCGCCCAGGACCCCCACGCGCTCCCCCTGCCCCTCAGGGGATGCTGACCCCGGTATCTGGCTCTCTCTGCCTGGAGCCCTTTGGGTTGGGCCCTGCTAGGGTCCCCAGTGTGGGATGGGGGCAGCCCTCTCCCCGTGGGAGCCGGTGACCCTACAGCGTCCCGTGCCCCCGCAGAAGCTGAGCGTGCCCAGCGGCTTCTCGGTGACGGCCCCCGATAAGCGGGGCTGGGTGATCAACCCGCTGGGCGAGAGGAGCGACTTCCCGGTGTGGATGATGGTGGCCAGCGGCCTCCCCGCCGTCCTCgtcttcatcctcatcttcatggAGACGCAGATCACCACGTGAGCGCAGCGGGGCCGGGCTGGGAcgtgcacagggctgggagcgCCGTGCCGAGCTGAGCTGTGCCGTGCCGTGCTGCGCTCGTTGGGCcaaactgtgctgtgctgagctacGCTGAGCCATTccaagctgtgctgtgccatgctctGCTCTACCGTGCCGTGCTGTGCTGCGCCGTGCCAAACTGCCCCATGCCATGTCATGCTGAGCCATGCCCGCCTGGGCCACGCTGTGCTGTGCGCTACCAAGCCATGCCTCATAGTGCTGAGCCTTGCCAAACTGTGCCATTCCATGTCAGGACAACGCGTGCCATGCCATACCGTGCTGACCCTTGCCAAACTGTGCCATGCCATCTTAAGCTATGCCATGCTGAGCCATTCTAAgctgtgccgtgccgtgccaTGCTGAGCCGTGCCCACCCGTGCTGAGCCGAGCGCTGCCAACGGTCCGCCCTTGTGCCCAGGCTGATCATCAGCAAGAAGGAGCGGATGCTGCAGAAGGGCTCCGGGTTCCACCTCGACCTGCTGCTCATCGTGGCCATGGGAGGATTCTTTGCTCTCTTCGGGCTGCCCTGGCTCGCCGCCGCCACCGTGCGCTCCGTCACGCACGCCAACGCCCTCACCGTCATGAGCAAGGCGGTGGCACCGGGGGACAAACCCAAGATCCAGGAGGTGAAGGAGCAGCGCGTCACCGGGCTGCTGGTGGCCGTGCTCGTCGGTAGGTGCCTGCCGGGACGTGGCCGTGGGGCTCCGGCGTTTCCTCCTCGCACGCCACTGCTGACCCCCCCCCCGTCCTTAGGGCTGTCCATCGTCATCGGGGAGCTGCTGCGCCAGATCCCCCTGGCTGTGCTCTTCGGGATCTTCCTCTATATGGGCGTCACCTCCCTGAACGGCATCCAGTTCTACGAGcgcctgcagctgctgctgatgcCCCCCAAGCACCACCCCGATGTCCCCTATGTCAAAAAGGTCGGAGGGTCCCGGGGCCGTTCCGGGGGTGGGAGAGGCCGTGCCCTGCCCGGGGGGTGCCGGAGCCTCACCCGGGGCTGCAGCGGGGCTGNNNNNNNNNNNNNNNNNNNNNNNNNNNNNNNNNNNNNNNNNNNNNNNNNNNNNNNNNNNNNNNNNNNNNNNNNNNNNNNNNNNNNNNNNNNNNNNNNNNNNNNNNNNNNNNNNNNNNNNNNNNNNNNNNNNNNNNNNNNNNNNNNNNNNNNNNNNNNNNNNNNNNNNNNNNNNNNNNNNNNNNNNNNNNNNNNNNNNNNNNNNNNNNNNNNNNNNNNNNNNNNNNNNNNNNNNNNNNNNNNNNNNNNNNNNNNNNNNNNNNNNNNNNNNNNNNNNNNNNNNNNNNNNNNNNNNNNNNNNNNNNNNNNNNNNNNNNNNNNNNNNNNNNNNNNNNNNNNNNNNNNNNNNNNNNNNNNNNNNNNNNNNNNNNNNNNNNNNNNNNNNNNNNNNNNNNNNNNNNNNNNNNNNNNNNNNNNNNNNNNNNNNNNNNNNNNNNNNNNNNNNNNNNNNNNNNNNNNNNNNNNNNNNNNNNNNNNNNNNNNNNNNNNNNNNNNNNNNNNNNNNNNNNNNNNNNNNNNNNNNNNNNNNNNNNNNNNNNNNNNNNNNNNNNNNNNNNNNNNNNNNNNNNNNNNNNNNNNNNNNNNNNNNNNNNNNNNNNNNNNNNNNNNNNNNNNNNNNNNNNNNNNNNNNNNNNNNNNNNNNNNNNNNNNNNNNNNNNNNNNNNNNNNNNNNNNNNNNNNNNNNNNNNNNNNNNNNNNNNNNNNNNNNNNNNNNNNNNNNNNNNNNNNNNNNNNNNNNNNNNNNNNNNNNNNNNNNNNNNNNNNNNNNNNNNNNNNNNNNNNNNNNNNNNNNNNNNNNNNNNNNNNNNNNNNNNNNNNNNNNNNNNNNNNNNNNNNNNNNNNNNNNNNNNNNNNNNNNNNNNNNNNNNNNNNNNNNNNNNNNNNNNNNNNNNNNNNNNNNNNNNNNNNNNNNNNNNNNNNNNNNNNNNNNNNNNNNNNNNNNNNNNNNNNNNNNNNNNNNNNNNNNNNNNNNNNNNNNNNNNNNNNNNNNNNNNNNNNNNNNNNNNNNNNNNNNNNNNNNNNNNNNNNNNNNNNNNNNNNNNNNNNNNNNNNNNNNNNNNNNNNNNNNNNNNNNNNNNNNNNNNNNNNNNNNNNNNNNNNNNNNNNNNNNNNNNNNNNNNNNNNNNNNNNNNNNNNNNNNNNNNNNNNNNNNNNNNNNNNNNNNNNNNNNNNNNNNNNNNNNNNNNNNNNNNNNNNNNNNNNNNNNNNNNNNNNNNNNNNNNNNNNNNNNNNNNNNNNNNNNNNNNNNNNNNNNNNNNNNNNNNNNNNNNNNNNNNNNNNNNNNNNNNNNNNNNNNNNNNNNNNNNNNNNNNNNNNNNNNNNNNNNNNNNNNNNNNNNNNNNNNNNNNNNNNNNNNNNNNNNNNNNNNNNNNNNNNNNNNNNNNNNNNNNNNNNNNNNNNNNNNNNNNNNNNNNNNNNNNNNNNNNNNNNNNNNNNNNNNNNNNNNNNNNNNNNNNNNNNNNNNNNNNNNNNNNNNNNNNNNNNNNNNNNNNNNNNNNNNNNNNNNNNNNNNNNNNNNNNNNNNNNNNNNNNNNNNNNNNNNNNNNNNNNNNNNNNNNNNNNNNNNNNNNNNNNNNNNNNNNNNNNNNNNNNNNNNNNNNNNNNNNNNNNNNNNNNNNNNNNNNNNNNNNNNNNNNNNNNNNNNNNNNNNNNNNNNNNNNNNNNNNNNNNNNNNNNNNNNNNNNNNNNNNNNNNNNNNNNNNNNNNNNNNNNNNNNNNNNNNNNNNNNNNNNNNNNNNNNNNNNNNNNNNNNNNNNNNNNNNNNNNNNNNNNNNNNNNNNNNNNNNNNNNNNNNNNNNNNNNNNNNNNNNNNNNNNNNNNNNNNNNNNNNNNNNNNNNNNNNNNNNNNNNNNNNNNNNNNNNNNNNNNNNNNNNNNNNNNNNNNNNNNNNNNNNNNNNNNNNNNNNNNNNNNNNNNNNNNNNNNNNNNNNNNNNNNNNNNNNNNNNNNNNNNNNNNNNNNNNNNNNNNNNNNNNNNNNNNNNNNNNNNNNNNNNNNNNNNNNNNNNNNNNNNNNNNNNNNNNNNNNNNNNNNNNNNNNNNNNNNNNNNNNNNNNNNNNNNNNNNNNNNNNNNNNNNNNNNNNNNNNNNNNNNNNNNNNNNNNNNNNNNNNNNNNNNNNNNNNNNNNNNNNNNNNNNNNNNNNNNNNNNNNNNNNNNNNNNNNNNNNNNNNNNNNNNNNNNNNNNNNNNNNNNNNNNNNNNNNNNNNNNNNNNNNNNNNNNNNNNNNNNNNNNNNNNNNNNNNNNNNNNNNNNNNNNNNNNNNNNNNNNNNNNNNNNNNNNNNNNNNNNNNNNNNNNNNNNNNNNNNNNNNNNNNNNNNNNNNNNNNNNNNNNNNNNNNNNNNNNNNNNNNNNNNNNNNNNNNNNNNNNNNNNNNNNNNNNNNNNNNNNNNNNNNNNNNNNNNNNNNNNNNNNNNNNNNNNNNNNNNNNNNNNNNNNNNNNNNNNNNNNNNNNNNNNNNNNNNNNNNNNNNNNNNNNNNNNNNNNNNNNNNNNNNNNNNNNNNNNNNNNNNNNNNNNNNNNNNNNNNNNNNNNNNNNNNNNNNNNNNNNNNNNNNNNNNNNNNNNNNNNNNNNNNNNNNNNNNNNNNNNNNNNNNNNNNNNNNNNNNNNNNNNNNNNNNNNNNNNNNNNNNNNNNNNNNNNNNNNNNNNNNNNNNNNNNNNNNNNNNNNNNNNNNNNNNNNNNNNNNNNNNNNNNNNNNNNNNNNNNNNNNNNNNNNNNNNNNNNNNNNNNNNNNNNNNNNNNNNNNNNNNNNNNNNNNNNNNNNNNNNNNNNNNNNNNNNNNNNNNNNNNNNNNNNNNNNNNNNNNNNNNNNNNNNNNNNNNNNNNNNNNNNNNNNNNNNNNNNNNNNNNNNNNNNNNNNNNNNNNNNNNNNNNNNNNNNNNNNNNNNNNNNNNNNNNNNNNNNNNNNNNNNNNNNNNNNNNNNNNNNNNNNNNNNNNNNNNNNNNNNNNNNNNNNNNNNNNNNNNNNNNNNNNNNNNNNNNNNNNNNNNNNNNNNNNNNNNNNNNNNNNNNNNNNNNNNNNNNNNNNNNNNNNNNNNNNNNNNNNNNNNNNNNNNNNNNNNNNNNNNNNNNNNNNNNNNNNNNNNNNNNNNNNNNNNNNNNNNNNNNNNNNNNNNNNNNNNNNNNNNNNNNNNNNNNNNNNNNNNNNNNNNNNNNNNNNNNNNNNNNNNNNNNNNNNNNNNNNNNNNNNNNNNNNNNNNNNNNNNNNNNNNNNNNNNNNNNNNNNNNNNNNNNNNNNNNNNNNNNNNNNNNNNNNNNNNNNNNNNNNNNNNNNNNNNNNNNNNNNNNNNNNNNNNNNNNNNNNNNNNNNNNNNNNNNNNNNNNNNNNNNNNNNNNNNNNNNNNNNNNNNNNNNNNNNNNNNNNNNNNNNNNNNNNNNNNNNNNNNNNNNNNNNNNNNNNNNNNNNNNNNNNNNNNNNNNNNNNNNNNNNNNNNNNNNNNNNNNNNNNNNNNNNNNNNNNNNNNNNNNNNNNNNNNNNNNNNNNNNNNNNNNNNNNNNNNNNNNNNNNNNNNNNNNNNNNNNNNNNNNNNNNNNNNNNNNNNNNNNNNNNNNNNNNNNNNNNNNNNNNNNNNNNNNNNNNNNNNNCcccagccttctctcctccacgTGCACAGCCCAGGGCTCTCAGCCTGCCCCgtcaggaggtgctccaggccccacCACCTCGCATCCCCCACTGGGCTTTCTCCAGCAGTTCCCGCCTGCCTGGAACtgggcagcccagcactgggtgcactGCTCCAGATGTGCcccccagggcagagcagaggggaggatcacctccctcaccctgctggccacgctctcTGCAGTGCATCCCATTGGCCTCCTTGGCCACCAGCACACACTGCCGGCCCGTAGTCAGCCTGTGGCAAACTGCTGGTTGACTGTTGGCCACCAcgacccccaggtccttcttcgcagagctccttcccagcagctcagctcccaaCCTGCACCCACGCCGTGATCACTCATCTTTAGGAGCAGAACCCCACACAGCCCCTCTGAtcctcatcaggttcctccctgcccagctgTCCAGGTtgcacctcccatccccag
This genomic window from Meleagris gallopavo isolate NT-WF06-2002-E0010 breed Aviagen turkey brand Nicholas breeding stock unplaced genomic scaffold, Turkey_5.1 ChrUn_random_7180001858595, whole genome shotgun sequence contains:
- the SLC4A2 gene encoding anion exchange protein 2, which gives rise to RQPHEVFVELNELVLDKNQELQWKETARWIKFEEDVEEETDRWGKPHVASLSFRSLLELRKTLSHGAVLLDLDQKTLPGVAHQVVEQMVITDQIRAEDRANVLRALLLKHSHPSDEKEFSFPRNISAGSLGSLLVHHHSTNHVGEGGEPAVTEPLIAGHGAEHDARVDVEREREVPTPAPPAGITRSKSKHELKLLEKIPDNAEATVVLVGCVEFLDQPTMAFVRLQEAVELDSVLEVPVPVRFLFVLLGPSSTHMDYHEIGRSISTLMSDKQFHEAAYLADDRHDLLTAINEFLDCSVVLPPSEVQGEELLRSVAHFQREMLKKREEQERRLLLEPKSPEEKALLKLKVAEDEDEDDPLRRTGRPFGGLIRDVRRRYPHYLSDFRDALNPQCIAAVIFIYFAALSPAITFGGLLGEKTHDLIGVSELIISTSLQGVLFCLLGAQPLLVIGFSGPLLVFEEAFFTFCTSNGLEYLVGRVWIGFWLILIVLLMVACEGSFLVRFVSRFTQEIFAFLISLIFIYETFSKLGKIFQEHPLHGCAQPNGTAWSNGTAAPNGTAQRGATKVTGQPNTALLSLVLMAGTFFIAFFLRKFKNSRFFPGRIRRLIGDFGVPIAILVMVLVDYSIRDTYTQKLSVPSGFSVTAPDKRGWVINPLGERSDFPVWMMVASGLPAVLVFILIFMETQITTLIISKKERMLQKGSGFHLDLLLIVAMGGFFALFGLPWLAAATVRSVTHANALTVMSKAVAPGDKPKIQEVKEQRVTGLLVAVLVGLSIVIGELLRQIPLAVLFGIFLYMGVTSLNGIQFYERLQLLLMPPKHHPDVPYVKKVGGSRGRSGGGRGRALPGGCRSLTRGCSGCIPLASLATSTHCRPVVSLWQTAG